One region of Acidimicrobiia bacterium genomic DNA includes:
- a CDS encoding NfeD family protein: MLRRFSSTVLLLAALVVAMPVAAQEGDAPVDIIEIKGPLDGLGIGYVIDEIEASAEDGALAVIIQIDSPGALSDEIDDLIDLVRNPPLPVAVWVGPAPARAYGGALQLFLAAPVRLAALGSEIGYLSPRVAGTGGGLEIHAGITLEDIESLKDTFEVSSPLAGLIDATPPADSQAVAALDGATFVVAGETISLSTVREVEVDGQTITTTVPVRFRQPGVVTRTARTALAPEAAFFFLIAGLAIAAFEFYAIGPGVAAGVAAASLLMAGYGLVNLPLRWWGILLVLLGAWLFNVDYQRGRFRVLSVLGASLQLIGGFTFTDGSPQIVPNAWGVVFAVIGVWLFYQFAMPTVARARFSTPTIGREHMVGRSGVAAGALVPDGEVQVDGARWKATARREAGIGEGDAIVVTGIDGLFLEVDKYSNRE, translated from the coding sequence ATGCTTCGCCGCTTCTCCTCCACGGTGCTTCTGCTTGCCGCGCTTGTCGTCGCGATGCCTGTAGCTGCTCAGGAAGGTGATGCACCGGTAGACATCATCGAGATCAAGGGACCACTGGACGGGCTGGGAATCGGCTACGTCATCGATGAGATAGAAGCGTCCGCCGAGGACGGGGCCCTGGCGGTGATCATCCAGATAGATTCCCCCGGTGCTCTCTCGGACGAGATCGATGACCTCATCGACCTGGTTCGCAACCCTCCGCTGCCTGTGGCGGTGTGGGTCGGCCCTGCGCCCGCACGCGCCTACGGCGGTGCTCTTCAGTTGTTTCTCGCGGCTCCGGTCAGGCTGGCGGCGCTCGGCTCCGAGATCGGTTATCTGAGTCCGAGGGTGGCGGGTACCGGCGGGGGATTGGAGATCCATGCCGGCATCACACTCGAGGACATCGAGAGTCTCAAAGACACGTTTGAAGTCAGTTCCCCGCTTGCGGGTCTCATAGACGCCACACCACCCGCCGATAGCCAGGCAGTCGCCGCCCTGGATGGAGCGACCTTTGTCGTTGCAGGAGAGACGATCTCCCTCTCCACCGTTCGTGAAGTGGAGGTTGACGGCCAGACCATCACGACCACGGTTCCGGTCCGCTTCCGCCAACCCGGGGTTGTGACTCGGACTGCTCGGACGGCATTGGCTCCCGAGGCCGCCTTCTTCTTCCTGATCGCCGGTTTGGCGATTGCGGCGTTCGAGTTCTATGCGATCGGGCCCGGAGTGGCCGCCGGTGTGGCAGCCGCCTCCTTGCTCATGGCGGGATACGGCCTGGTCAACCTCCCCCTGCGATGGTGGGGGATCCTGCTGGTCCTTCTCGGTGCATGGCTCTTCAATGTCGACTACCAACGGGGCCGCTTCAGGGTCTTGAGCGTGCTCGGAGCGTCTCTCCAGCTAATCGGTGGATTCACGTTCACCGACGGATCTCCTCAAATCGTTCCCAATGCATGGGGTGTTGTCTTTGCGGTCATCGGCGTGTGGCTCTTCTATCAGTTCGCCATGCCGACGGTTGCCAGGGCGCGGTTCTCAACTCCGACCATCGGCCGGGAACACATGGTCGGGCGTTCAGGCGTGGCTGCTGGTGCGCTCGTTCCCGACGGCGAGGTCCAGGTGGATGGGGCTCGCTGGAAGGCGACCGCCCGGCGAGAGGCGGGGATCGGTGAGGGTGATGCGATTGTGGTGACCGGCATCGACGGGTTGTTTCTCGAGGTAGACAAGTACAGCAATCGTGAGTAG
- a CDS encoding response regulator — translation MSKVLLVADAPWVRNQVAGALSDSGTELREVTDPRAAVDEVIDFDPDVIIIDMQIGSMGGMAVARAVRDSAYETHLADVPLVLLLDRAADAFIAKRASAHAWLTKPLTAQDLRATLEQVQGAGAIR, via the coding sequence ATGTCGAAGGTGCTGCTCGTAGCGGATGCACCCTGGGTTCGAAACCAGGTGGCGGGCGCCCTCAGCGATTCAGGAACCGAATTGCGCGAGGTCACCGATCCGCGTGCTGCGGTCGATGAGGTCATCGACTTCGATCCCGACGTGATCATCATCGATATGCAGATCGGGAGCATGGGCGGCATGGCCGTCGCCAGAGCCGTTCGCGATAGTGCGTATGAGACTCATCTCGCCGACGTTCCGCTTGTGCTGCTACTCGATCGGGCCGCCGACGCGTTCATCGCCAAGCGGGCTTCGGCTCATGCCTGGCTCACGAAGCCCTTAACCGCCCAGGATCTCCGGGCCACTTTGGAGCAGGTGCAGGGCGCCGGGGCCATCCGCTGA
- a CDS encoding hemolysin family protein: protein MIPLLAILTVCVTASGFLSGSETALIAIPRERVHQLEDKSRSGRYLALLTSDPERTLGTLLVANNFVNILGASVATVIAIQLIEGGFGEEAGSVWGPWASTLLFTALILIVGEITPKTLAARYPDQFSLVVARPIWFLTRAISPITRVFVGIGRAILRLFGATDLWVSPITEGDIKAMAKLGEAAGEIESAERAIIDSVFRLSDRPVRDAMTRRVDIVPLIAPLTKESIRSAVIRTGHSRYPVVAEDGNLDHILGIFYAKDLLRSADNLPPPRLIRLLREPHYVPESTPVLDVFQQMRHHRLGFAVVLDEHGGVDGIVTIKDLVAELVGELQDEYDPGIPEAVPIGHRTWMVDGRMPVEDLAAAIAEELPEGPYATVSGLFLFLSGDIPEEGSIVEHDGTQFVVDRMDKLRIDRIRVETGFEHP from the coding sequence ATGATCCCACTGTTGGCCATATTGACCGTGTGTGTCACTGCTTCCGGTTTTCTCTCCGGTTCGGAGACCGCGCTCATTGCCATCCCGCGCGAGCGGGTGCACCAACTCGAGGACAAGAGTCGGAGTGGCCGGTATCTCGCCTTGCTTACAAGTGATCCCGAGCGAACGCTCGGCACATTGCTGGTCGCCAACAACTTCGTGAACATCCTCGGTGCTTCGGTCGCCACCGTCATCGCCATCCAGCTCATTGAAGGTGGTTTCGGCGAAGAGGCGGGATCGGTTTGGGGCCCGTGGGCGTCGACCCTGCTGTTCACAGCCCTCATCCTCATTGTCGGCGAGATTACGCCGAAGACCCTGGCTGCACGGTACCCGGATCAATTCTCGCTGGTGGTTGCCCGACCCATCTGGTTTCTCACCCGAGCGATCAGCCCCATTACCCGCGTGTTCGTGGGTATTGGCAGAGCCATTCTCCGTCTGTTCGGGGCGACGGACCTATGGGTGAGCCCGATCACGGAAGGGGACATCAAGGCAATGGCCAAGCTCGGAGAAGCGGCCGGGGAAATCGAATCGGCCGAACGAGCCATCATCGATTCCGTCTTCCGTCTCTCGGACCGGCCGGTGCGCGACGCCATGACCCGTCGGGTCGACATCGTTCCGTTGATTGCGCCCCTCACCAAGGAGAGCATCCGCTCGGCTGTCATCCGGACGGGGCATTCCCGGTATCCCGTCGTTGCAGAGGACGGGAACCTGGATCACATCCTGGGCATCTTCTACGCCAAGGATCTCCTGCGATCCGCAGACAATCTTCCACCGCCGCGCCTCATCCGCCTGCTCCGGGAGCCGCACTACGTGCCGGAGAGCACCCCGGTGCTCGATGTGTTCCAGCAGATGCGTCACCATCGGCTGGGTTTCGCCGTCGTGCTCGACGAGCATGGTGGAGTCGACGGCATCGTGACCATCAAGGATCTGGTGGCTGAACTCGTCGGAGAACTCCAGGACGAGTACGACCCGGGTATCCCGGAGGCTGTTCCGATCGGTCACAGAACGTGGATGGTTGACGGTCGCATGCCTGTGGAAGATCTTGCCGCAGCCATTGCGGAGGAACTGCCCGAAGGCCCCTACGCCACAGTCAGCGGCCTGTTCCTCTTCTTGTCGGGAGACATCCCGGAGGAGGGGTCGATTGTCGAACACGACGGAACACAATTCGTCGTTGACCGCATGGACAAACTCCGAATCGACCGGATTCGCGTGGAGACCGGGTTCGAGCATCCCTGA
- a CDS encoding thioredoxin family protein gives MRRIAIVATLVVVASACGGLNEQPSPDTGGFPDGAISIIASTDVAVGPSRLNVAVAESDGGRLGSPQDIIAIEVAPADQPELRQRTTGVFTWIIEDAFGLYRADFDFSRPGPWNVTVVPEAGRPLAPSTVVVYEETIAPNVGDLAPLVSTPTGEDQSLDAITTDPEPDPRFYRMSLDEAVRSGTPTVVVFSTPAFCRTATCGPVLEQTKEVAAGYPNVNFVHVEIYTGFTDPDFVPDGAHLAPAVTSSGWNLPSEPWVFVVDGRGVVTHRFEGVMDSTELRAALG, from the coding sequence ATGAGACGCATCGCAATCGTCGCAACACTGGTGGTGGTGGCGTCGGCATGTGGCGGCCTCAATGAGCAGCCGAGCCCTGACACCGGCGGCTTCCCGGATGGAGCCATCTCCATCATCGCGAGTACGGACGTCGCCGTCGGGCCGTCCCGTTTGAACGTCGCGGTGGCGGAAAGCGACGGTGGTCGCCTTGGCTCGCCGCAGGACATCATCGCCATCGAGGTTGCCCCGGCCGATCAGCCCGAGTTGCGACAGCGCACCACCGGCGTCTTCACCTGGATCATCGAGGACGCCTTTGGTCTGTATCGAGCCGATTTCGACTTCAGTCGACCTGGCCCCTGGAACGTGACGGTTGTGCCCGAAGCCGGCCGCCCCCTCGCACCGAGCACCGTGGTCGTGTATGAAGAGACCATCGCTCCCAACGTTGGCGATTTGGCCCCGCTGGTGTCAACACCGACCGGGGAGGACCAAAGCCTCGACGCCATCACCACCGATCCAGAACCCGATCCACGTTTCTACCGGATGTCTCTAGACGAAGCTGTTCGGTCGGGGACGCCCACCGTAGTGGTGTTCAGCACCCCTGCCTTCTGCCGCACGGCAACGTGCGGTCCGGTGCTCGAACAGACCAAGGAGGTCGCCGCTGGCTACCCCAACGTCAACTTCGTGCACGTGGAGATCTACACGGGGTTCACGGATCCCGACTTCGTTCCCGATGGTGCGCACCTGGCTCCGGCTGTTACCTCATCGGGATGGAATCTTCCGTCGGAGCCATGGGTCTTCGTCGTCGACGGCAGAGGGGTCGTCACCCATCGATTTGAAGGTGTGATGGATTCAACCGAACTGCGGGCGGCTCTGGGCTGA
- a CDS encoding plastocyanin/azurin family copper-binding protein, whose amino-acid sequence MLRGLVASLVVLALFPPIASAAESTVSITDTLTPRDLTIDVGDTVTWSNNDETRHRMRTTSGPVDFDSGNLDPGQGFAVTFDVEGTYLYMDDRDRDDSSYYGTIIVTTASGDPGVPPPPPPPTGDVMILDDTFRPGSITVSVGGTVTWVNQDRQHTVTARDGSWDSGIFDAGQSFSRTFTNPATVEYFCIIHPDMVGTVVVGGSGGEPPPPPPPPPPPPPPPPPLPPGTGDVSIIDNDYLPGTMTVAVGSTVSWANTGALPHTATAAGQFDSGILMSGDTWSHTFTSPGTFNYLCTLHSEMTGTILVTDSSGEAPPPADPTTPPPPPPSDPPAAPRGAINVVDNDYQPRSRTISVGSTVSWVNLGELPHTVTALGQFDSGFMMSGDTWSHTFISPGTFNYLCTLHPEMTGTILVTDSSGEAPLTSGDDTGGGDQDRLLVDQRGGSAAGPAGAVVVDMVDNAYDPLDIEVQAGSSVTWSNIGELPHTVTARDESFDSGFLMTGESWTMQFDQVGVIEYFCIIHPEMVGRVTVVAATQPVDGGGTTGSENLTTGASGSGATPSRGSSTTPSTSNVALMAGNIATLLLLMLAAGFVILIARDSKIPATADSDGT is encoded by the coding sequence ATGCTCCGAGGTTTGGTGGCCAGCCTCGTGGTGCTCGCCCTGTTTCCGCCCATCGCCTCTGCGGCAGAGTCGACCGTATCAATCACCGACACGTTGACCCCCCGTGACCTGACCATCGACGTCGGAGATACGGTGACCTGGAGCAACAACGACGAGACCCGACACCGCATGCGGACGACCTCTGGACCGGTCGACTTCGATTCTGGCAATCTCGACCCTGGTCAGGGCTTCGCAGTCACGTTCGACGTCGAAGGCACCTATCTGTATATGGACGACCGTGATCGAGACGACTCGAGCTACTACGGCACGATCATCGTGACCACGGCTTCAGGTGACCCAGGAGTGCCGCCACCCCCGCCTCCGCCGACCGGCGACGTGATGATTCTCGATGACACGTTTCGGCCGGGATCCATAACCGTGAGCGTCGGCGGAACGGTGACCTGGGTCAATCAGGATCGCCAGCACACGGTCACCGCTCGGGATGGGTCTTGGGACAGTGGAATCTTCGATGCGGGCCAGAGTTTCTCGCGTACCTTCACGAATCCTGCCACCGTCGAGTATTTCTGCATCATCCATCCGGACATGGTGGGGACTGTTGTGGTGGGGGGCAGCGGCGGAGAGCCTCCGCCACCGCCTCCACCTCCTCCTCCGCCCCCTCCTCCTCCGCCCCCTCTACCGCCCGGGACGGGTGACGTCTCGATCATCGACAACGACTACTTGCCGGGCACGATGACCGTCGCGGTCGGCTCGACCGTGAGTTGGGCCAACACGGGAGCGCTACCGCACACGGCAACCGCCGCCGGCCAGTTCGACTCAGGGATACTGATGAGCGGCGACACCTGGAGCCATACCTTCACCAGCCCGGGAACCTTCAACTACCTCTGCACCCTCCACTCGGAGATGACCGGCACCATCCTCGTCACCGACAGCAGCGGCGAGGCACCACCTCCGGCAGACCCAACTACACCACCACCACCACCACCATCGGATCCGCCGGCGGCACCGCGCGGCGCGATCAACGTTGTCGACAACGACTATCAACCACGCAGTCGCACGATATCCGTCGGGTCTACCGTCAGTTGGGTGAATTTAGGCGAACTGCCGCACACCGTCACCGCCCTCGGCCAGTTCGACTCGGGCTTTATGATGAGCGGCGACACCTGGAGCCATACCTTCATCAGCCCGGGAACCTTCAACTACCTCTGCACCCTCCACCCGGAGATGACCGGCACCATCCTCGTCACCGACAGCAGCGGCGAAGCACCACTCACGAGCGGAGACGACACCGGCGGGGGGGACCAGGATCGATTGCTCGTCGACCAAAGGGGAGGATCCGCCGCCGGCCCCGCGGGGGCGGTGGTAGTCGACATGGTCGACAACGCCTACGACCCGTTGGACATCGAGGTGCAGGCGGGAAGCAGCGTCACGTGGAGCAACATCGGTGAACTTCCGCACACTGTCACGGCCCGAGACGAGAGCTTCGATTCAGGATTCCTGATGACCGGCGAGAGTTGGACCATGCAGTTCGATCAGGTGGGTGTGATCGAGTACTTCTGCATCATCCATCCCGAGATGGTCGGTCGTGTGACTGTGGTTGCGGCTACACAACCTGTCGATGGGGGTGGAACCACGGGGTCGGAGAACCTCACCACGGGTGCGAGCGGATCGGGGGCCACCCCTTCTCGCGGTTCCTCGACGACACCGTCCACCAGCAATGTCGCCCTGATGGCCGGCAACATCGCCACCCTGCTCCTGCTGATGTTGGCAGCCGGGTTCGTCATTCTCATCGCTCGCGATTCCAAAATCCCCGCGACCGCTGACTCAGACGGAACATGA
- a CDS encoding sigma-70 family RNA polymerase sigma factor, with translation MFETAELGEHLDDLYRFALAITRNPDLAGDLVHDTVVRAIERRDQFRGDAPLGGWLRRILHNLAIDRVRRSAREVAVEEVEEKWHDNDYTVDPEAVAERVQTREELEDALVRLPFAYRTAVVLHDAEEWKVREIAEVQGVSLPAAKQRLRRGRMMLVDALAEGHERRMMLKEVPMRCWDARKHVSDYLDGVLGPDTALMVESHLEVCPTCPPLYAALVDAHTGLAGHRDPDSVIPPDVRARVLALR, from the coding sequence ATGTTCGAGACTGCTGAGCTAGGCGAGCATCTCGACGACTTGTACCGCTTTGCCTTGGCCATTACTCGCAATCCGGATCTCGCCGGTGACCTCGTACACGACACGGTGGTGAGAGCCATCGAGCGGCGTGATCAATTCAGAGGCGACGCACCGCTGGGCGGCTGGCTTCGGCGGATTCTGCACAATCTGGCCATCGACCGCGTGCGGAGATCCGCCCGCGAAGTCGCCGTCGAGGAGGTCGAAGAGAAGTGGCACGACAACGACTACACGGTTGATCCCGAGGCCGTCGCCGAGCGGGTGCAGACACGTGAGGAACTGGAGGACGCGTTAGTCCGTCTCCCGTTCGCCTACCGAACGGCCGTTGTACTTCATGATGCTGAAGAGTGGAAAGTGCGAGAGATCGCCGAGGTGCAGGGAGTCTCACTACCCGCCGCCAAACAGCGGTTGCGACGGGGGCGGATGATGTTGGTGGATGCCCTGGCAGAAGGTCACGAACGTCGGATGATGCTCAAGGAGGTACCGATGCGGTGCTGGGACGCTCGGAAACACGTGTCCGACTATCTAGATGGGGTGCTCGGGCCGGATACAGCTCTCATGGTCGAGAGTCACCTCGAAGTCTGCCCTACCTGTCCTCCGCTCTACGCGGCGCTCGTCGATGCTCACACCGGACTGGCGGGGCACCGCGATCCGGACTCGGTCATCCCGCCGGATGTCCGGGCGAGAGTCCTGGCCCTGCGGTGA
- a CDS encoding thioredoxin family protein, translated as MFADYDNPTLIEVKTPHCVECRAMQSDLDAVAAQHEGVVDLLVIDATEEPDQVASWKVIGTPTLIAVKDGTELARYTGRRSRSELVELFKAVAQGDTSSVATVSRSDLQVSGIAGVLLTGVGLLTGPSWILVAIGVGLGGYALIRSAGR; from the coding sequence ATGTTCGCCGACTACGACAACCCGACCCTGATCGAGGTGAAGACTCCCCACTGTGTCGAGTGTCGGGCAATGCAGTCCGACCTCGACGCGGTGGCCGCCCAACACGAGGGCGTGGTCGATCTGCTCGTGATCGACGCTACCGAGGAACCCGACCAGGTGGCCTCGTGGAAGGTCATTGGGACCCCTACGCTGATCGCCGTGAAGGACGGCACCGAGCTCGCTCGCTATACAGGACGTCGGTCACGCTCAGAACTCGTTGAGCTGTTCAAGGCGGTGGCCCAGGGCGATACCAGCTCGGTGGCGACCGTTAGCCGTTCCGATCTGCAGGTGTCGGGCATCGCCGGGGTCCTGCTCACCGGAGTGGGACTGCTGACCGGCCCTTCGTGGATCCTCGTGGCGATCGGGGTCGGCCTTGGCGGATACGCCCTTATCCGGTCGGCAGGACGCTGA
- a CDS encoding DUF2892 domain-containing protein, translated as MSINEASWDRIARVVLGVVLIYLGFSGTVDGGLGTFLGVFGFVPLITGLVGWCPLYAIFRFRTNRETARV; from the coding sequence ATGTCCATCAACGAAGCAAGCTGGGATCGGATCGCTCGGGTCGTCCTCGGTGTTGTTCTCATCTACCTAGGTTTCTCCGGCACCGTGGATGGTGGCCTTGGCACCTTTCTCGGAGTCTTCGGTTTCGTCCCGCTCATCACCGGACTGGTCGGCTGGTGCCCGCTGTATGCGATCTTCAGGTTCCGCACCAATCGGGAAACCGCACGAGTCTGA